TCAGGGTAGTGATACCGGCAGCAGCACGGTGGCGCATTCCCAGCCCGGGTTCGGTTTCGCCCAGCGGCAGGGTGCAGCCGGCAGCGATGATCTGGTTGCCGGAGATGATGACCGCACCGTCGTGGAGTGGGGAGGGCGGGGTGAAGATCGAGACCAGCAGTGGTGCGGAGATCCGGGCTTCGAGCCGGCTGCCGGTTTCGGTGTATTCGCGCAGTCCGATCTCCTGTTCCACGACAATCAGGGCACCGATTTTCCGCTCCTTTAACTGGGCGGCAGCGGCTACCAGTTCCTCAACCAGAGTTGAATCAGCGGTCGGGCGGAAGAGGAAACGGATCGGGCGGGCACGGCCGAATCGGGAGAGGAGGTTACGGATTTCCGGCTGGAAGAGAATGACAAACGCCACCAGCCAGACAGTAGTCAGAGAGCTGATGATGAGCCCGAGTGCCTTGAAGTCAAGCCAGCGGGCGACGGTACCGACAAGTACAAGGAAGAGCAGGGCATAGAGCATGCGGATTGCCCGGGTGCCGCGGATAAAGCGCAGGAAGTAGTAGGTGGCGACCGTAACCAGCAGAATGTCGATAATGTCAACCGGCCGGATGCGGATAAAGGAAATCATGCCCGGCTTCTATCCAACTGAATCGCCGTCAGTATCTGCAGCGCCCGCCGGACCGGTAGAACATCATGAACCCGAACGATGCTGGCGCCGTTGAGTGCTCCGACAATGCAGCTGGTGATGGTGCCTTCGAGCCGTTCTTCCGGAGGGAGATTGAGGACATGGCCGATGAATGATTTCCGCGATGGCCCGATTACAATCGGCCGGTTCAGGGTACGCAGTTCAGCAAGGCGGCGGAGGATTTCCAGATTGTGTTCCGGTTTTTTACCAAAGCCGATACCCGGGTCAACGAGCAGGTTTTCAAAGCCGACGCCGGCTTCAAGCGCCTGATGAATTGACTTCCGGAGTTCGCCGGTAATTTCCGCCATCAGGTCCTTATACACCGGATTGCGCTGCATGGTGCGCGGGGTGCCGCGAATGTGCATCAGAATTAAGCCGGCGCTGTATCGGGCGCAGATCCGGGCAAGTGCGGGGTCAAACTTCAGTCCGGAGATGTCGTTAATGAGTGCGGCACCTTCGGCAAGTACGGTTTCAGCAACCCGGGAGCTGGTTGTATCAATCGAGATTGGCACCCGTGTCTTTTTTACCAGCGGTTTTAGTACGGGCAGGATCCGTTTCAGCTGTTCTTCCGGAGACACCGGTTCTGCACCAGGGCGGGTGGATTCGGCACCGATATCCAGAATGTCCGCACCATCTTCCACCAGCTGATTTGCCCGTTCCAGTGCCGCATGCGGATTGAGATACCGGCCACCGTCGTAGAAGGAATCGGGGGTTATGTTGATAATGCCCATGATCAGGGTGCGGTTGAGATTCATGGTGTTGCGGCCGAGTTTAACCCGGTACTGCGGCTCGCGGGCAGCAGCAAGCAGGGTCTGGATCTCGGTGATGAGCCGGGCAGCACATTCCGGCTGTTTCTTCAGCCGGAGGCAGATCTGTTCATACTGGCGCAGGGTGGCAAAGAGGATCGCATCGGTTTTCTTCACCCTTCCGGAGATGGCATCCCGATGCAGGGCGCAGTCCGCGCCGCAGACAAGAGCGGTCTGTTTGAGGATGTTGCCGGCTGCTACCGAGATACCGGTAATTTTGAGCGGAATGACCTCGGCTTTCTGGGCGAAGATCGCCCAGGCGCGCTGGTCAACACCCACCCGGGCGAGTTCGGAATTGAGATCGGCAGGATGGTGCAATGCAAGCAGACGCATAAAGTTATGCAAGTATCTGAGCAATCCGTTCCAGCGCCCAGTCGATTTCGTCCCGGGTGATTACGAGCGGTGGTGCAAACCGGATTACCTGCTTGTGGGTGTCCTTGGCAAGGATGCCGAGCTGGAGCAGTTTTTCACAGTATTCCCGGGCAGTACCAGCTTCGGGTTTAAGTTCAACACCGGTGAACAGACCGCGTCCCCGGATCTCTTTTATTTTTTGGGAGTTTAGGGCTGCCAGCCGGTTCTGAAAATAGGTGCCCAGTTCAGCTGAGCGTTCAGGCAGTCTTTCCTCTATGATTACGCTGACGGCGGTTCTTGCGACCGCGCAGGCGAGGGGGTTGCCGCCGAAGGTTGAGCCATGATTACCAGGTACAAATACGCTCATGATTTCGCGGGACGAAAGAACCGCGGAGATTGGCATGCAACCTCCTCCCAGCGCCTTGCCTAAAATCAGGACATCCGGTCGGGCATCTTCGTACTGGTAGCAGAAGAGGCGTCCGGTTCTGCCCAGGCCGGTCTGGATTTCATCAAGGATGAAGAGGATGTTGTGTTGATGACAGATGGCACGGGCACGCTGCAGATAGCCGTGACGGGGGACGATAATTCCGGCTTCGCCCTGAATCGGTTCCACCAGGAAGGCGACGGTGTTTTTGTCAATTGCCTGCTCGAGTGCGTCAGGGTTGTCATAGGGTA
The sequence above is a segment of the candidate division WOR-3 bacterium genome. Coding sequences within it:
- the cdaA gene encoding diadenylate cyclase CdaA — protein: MISFIRIRPVDIIDILLVTVATYYFLRFIRGTRAIRMLYALLFLVLVGTVARWLDFKALGLIISSLTTVWLVAFVILFQPEIRNLLSRFGRARPIRFLFRPTADSTLVEELVAAAAQLKERKIGALIVVEQEIGLREYTETGSRLEARISAPLLVSIFTPPSPLHDGAVIISGNQIIAAGCTLPLGETEPGLGMRHRAAAGITTLTDAVAIVVSETTGNISFARRGRLLINLTPSQLKYNLMQTILKV
- the folP gene encoding dihydropteroate synthase, with the protein product MRLLALHHPADLNSELARVGVDQRAWAIFAQKAEVIPLKITGISVAAGNILKQTALVCGADCALHRDAISGRVKKTDAILFATLRQYEQICLRLKKQPECAARLITEIQTLLAAAREPQYRVKLGRNTMNLNRTLIMGIINITPDSFYDGGRYLNPHAALERANQLVEDGADILDIGAESTRPGAEPVSPEEQLKRILPVLKPLVKKTRVPISIDTTSSRVAETVLAEGAALINDISGLKFDPALARICARYSAGLILMHIRGTPRTMQRNPVYKDLMAEITGELRKSIHQALEAGVGFENLLVDPGIGFGKKPEHNLEILRRLAELRTLNRPIVIGPSRKSFIGHVLNLPPEERLEGTITSCIVGALNGASIVRVHDVLPVRRALQILTAIQLDRSRA
- the rocD gene encoding ornithine--oxo-acid transaminase — translated: MNTADYIQLEEKYSAHNYHPLPVVLCKGEGAWVEDVEGKRYLDMLSAYSALNQGHRHPRIIQTLIEQANRLTLTSRAFYNDQLGPLCQLLCEITGQEQVLLMNSGAEAVETAIKCARRWGYTKKGVAPDQAEIIVCANNFHGRTTTIISFSTESLYRDGFGPFTPGFKIIPYDNPDALEQAIDKNTVAFLVEPIQGEAGIIVPRHGYLQRARAICHQHNILFILDEIQTGLGRTGRLFCYQYEDARPDVLILGKALGGGCMPISAVLSSREIMSVFVPGNHGSTFGGNPLACAVARTAVSVIIEERLPERSAELGTYFQNRLAALNSQKIKEIRGRGLFTGVELKPEAGTAREYCEKLLQLGILAKDTHKQVIRFAPPLVITRDEIDWALERIAQILA